Proteins co-encoded in one Daphnia carinata strain CSIRO-1 chromosome 3, CSIRO_AGI_Dcar_HiC_V3, whole genome shotgun sequence genomic window:
- the LOC130693683 gene encoding venom allergen 3 homolog, which yields MRCETAYIHRALFACSTLVEMKLFAVSLVITVILSACGEAQVVLQLTKSRTAQNAYCNIATCSVPTENTLCKYSNLTWGAACLPSYLTKSSVNAEEIDIILQTHNDYRRKVAKGLETSGTPGPQPSASNIRQLIWDEELAVMAQTHAQQCVFNHDKCRNVPRFRVGQNIYISGASADVLDSSDWPAAVTSWYNEVFDMTPAYVTSFPSNPPAVIGHYTQVVWATTYTVGCGVAYYQSTATFGEDFPYNRLYVCNYGPTGNYVNSPVYAQGAAGSTCPASTSNNDGLCA from the exons aTGAGGTGTGAAACAGCTTATATACACAGAGCATTGTTTGCTTGTTCTACTCTAGTCGAAATGAAACTTTTCGCTGTATCCTTGGTGATCACCGTCATCCTATCCGCTTGCGGA GAGGCCCAGGTGGTGTTGCAGCTAACTAAGAGCCGCACAGCTCAAAATGCATACTGCAACATTGCTACGTGCAGCGTTCCTACCGAAAATACCCTCTGCAAATATTCG AATTTAACCTGGGGAGCAGCTTGTTTACCATCGTATCTAACGAAATCGAGCGTCAACGCCGAAGAAATTGACATCATTTTACAGACGCATAACGATTACCGGCGCAAAGTTGCCAAGGGTCTCGAGACCAGCGGAACTCCAGGTCCTCAGCCATCGGCGTCTAACATAAGGCAATTG aTCTGGGATGAAGAATTGGCCGTAATGGCGCAAACGCACGCCCAGCAGTGCGTATTTAACCACGACAAGTGCCGTAACGTCC CCCGATTCCGAGTGGGTCAGAATATTTACATTTCTGGGGCTTCTGCCGACGTGCTAGACTCCTCTGATTGGCCTGCAGCTGTTACGTCTTGGTATAATGAAGTTTTTGACATGACACCTGCTTATGTCACAAGCTTTCC ATCAAATCCACCCGCTGTTATTGGACATTACACTCAAGTTGTATGGGCGACTACTTATACCGTAGGCTGTGGAGTGGCTTACTATCAATCGACTGCT ACTTTTGGAGAAGATTTTCCCTACAATAGGCTCTATGTCTGTAACTATGGACCGACTGGAAATTATGTCAATTCCCCAGTTTACGCCCAAGGAGCCGCTGGATCTACCTGTCCAGCTTCGACTTCAAACAACGATGGATTGTGTGCTTGA